From the Mangifera indica cultivar Alphonso chromosome 10, CATAS_Mindica_2.1, whole genome shotgun sequence genome, one window contains:
- the LOC123227636 gene encoding ubiquitin C-terminal hydrolase 12-like, with protein sequence MTMRTPPPLDQEEEEMLVPHSDIVEGPQPMEAVAQVEQASSVENQQVEDPPSMKFTWTIENFTRLNTKKHYSDVFIVGGYKWRILIFPKGNNVDHLSMYLDVADSSTLPYGWIRYAQFSLAVVNQAHSKYSIRKEAQHQFNARESDWGFTSFMPLGDLCDPSRGYLVNDMVVVEAEVVVRRVLDYWSYDSKKETGYVGLKNQGATCYMNSLLQTLYHIPYFRKAVYHMPTTENDVPTGSIPLALQSLFYKLQYNDTRVATKELTKSFGWDTYDSFMQHDVQELNRVLCEKLEDKMKGTVVEGTIQQLFEGHHMNYIECINVDYKSTRKECYYDLQLDVKGCRDVYASFDKYVEVERLEGDNKYHAEEHGLQDAKKGVLFIDFPPVLQLQLKRFEYDFMRDAMVKINDRYEFPLQLDLDRENGKYLSPEADRRVRNLYTLHSVLVHSGGVHGGHYYAFIRPTLSDQWYKFDDERVTKEGVKRALEEQYGGEEELPQTNPGFNNTPFKFTKYSNAYMLVYIRESDKDKIICDVNEKDIAEHLRIRLKREQEEKEDKRRYKAEAHLYTIIKVAWDEDLAEQIGRDIYFDLVDHDKVRCFRFPKQMLFTAFKEEVAKEFGIPVQFQRFWIWAKRQNRTYRPNRLLLAQEESQTVGQLREVSNKTHNAELKLFLEVEFGLDLRPIPPPDKSKEDILLFFKLYDPEKEELRYVGRLFVKSSTKAMEILGKLNKMAGFIPDEEIELYEEIKFDPCVMCEHLDKRASFRLSQIEDGDIICFQKSRPLESEGECQYPDVTSFLEYVHNRQIVRFRSLDRPKEDDFCLELSKLHSYDEVVGRVARKIGLDDPSKIRLTPHNCYSQQPKPQAIKYQGVEHLSDMLVHYNQTSDILYYEVLDIPLPELQGLKNLKVVFHHVTKDEVVIHNIRLPKQSTVGDVINLLKTKVELSHPDAELRLLEVFNHKIYKIFPPNEKIENINDQYWTLRAEEIPDEQKNLGPQDRLIHVYHFTKESAQNQMQVQNFGEPFFLVIHEAETLAEVKMRIQKKLQVPEEEFVKWKFAFLSLGRPEYLLDSDVVLNRFHRRDVYGAWEQYLGLEHSDNAPRRAYSFHQNRHTYEKPVKIYN encoded by the exons ATGACTATGAGGACTCCTCCACCATTAGAT CAAGAAGAGGAGGAGATGCTCGTGCCACATTCGGATATAGTGGAGGGACCTCAGCCAATGGaag CGGTGGCACAAGTGGAGCAAGCTAGTAGTGTGGAGAATCAGCAAGTGGAGGATCCTCCATCTATGAAATTTACATGGACTATCGAGAATTTCACTAGATTGAACACTAAGAAGCACTATTCGGATGTGTTCATCGTTGGTGGTTACAAATG GCGGATACTTATTTTCCCAAAAGGAAACAATGTAGACCACTTGTCTATGTATTTGGATGTTGCAGATTCTTCAACATTGCCATATGGATGGATTAGATATGCACAGTTCAGTTTGGCTGTGGTTAATCAAGCCCATAGCAAATACTCCATTAGAAAGG aagcacaacatcaatttaatGCAAGAGAGAGTGATTGGGGTTTCACTTCTTTTATGCCTCTTGGTGATCTTTGTGACCCTAGTAGAGGATATTTGGTGAATGATATGGTAGTTGTAGAGGCTGAGGTGGTTGTTCGTAGGGTTCTGGATTATTGGTCATATGACTCAAAAAAGGAGACTGGTTATGTGGGACTTAAGAACCAAGGAGCAACCTGTTACATGAACTCTCTTTTACAGACTTTGTACCATATACCTTACTTCAGAAAG GCCGTGTACCACATGCCAACAACTGAAAATGATGTGCCCACAGGAAGCATTCCTTTGGCTTTGCAGAGTTTATTCTATAAGCTTCAATATAATGACACCAGGGTTGCTACAAAAGAATTGACAAAATCTTTTGGATGGGACACATATGATTCTTTCATGCAACATGATGTACAAGAACTGAATAGGGTCCTGTGTGAAAAACTTGAAGACAAAATGAAG GGAACTGTTGTTGAGGGGACAATACAGCAGTTATTTGAGGGTCACCATATGAATTACATTGAATGCATAAATGTCGACTACAAGTCTACAAGAAAGGAATGTTATTACG ACCTCCAGCTTGATGTCAAAGGCTGCCGGGATGTCTATGCTTCTTTTGACAAGTATGTTGAAGTTGAACGTCTAGAGGGTGATAATAAATACCATGCCGAAGAACATGGTTTGCAG GATGCTAAGAAGGGTGTCTTGTTTATTGATTTCCCTCCTGTTCTTCAACTTCAACTGAAGCGGTTTGAATATGATTTTATGCGGGACGCTATGGTGAag ataaatgacCGCTACGAGTTTCCTCTTCAACTTGATCTTGATAGAGAGAATGGAAAGTATTTGTCGCCTGAAGCAGATAGGAGGGTTCGCAATCTTTACACCCTCCATAG TGTCTTGGTTCATAGTGGAGGTGTTCATGGTGGACATTATTATGCTTTTATAAGGCCAACCCTATCTGATCAATG GTACAAATTTGATGATGAACGGGTCACTAAAGAAGGGGTGAAGAGAGCTTTGGAAGAGCAGTATGGTGGTGAGGAAGAG TTGCCGCAGACCAATCCTGGCTTCAATAATACTCCTTTTAAGTTCACAAAATACTCAAATGcatacatgcttgtgtatataCGGGAAAgtgataaggataaaataatatgcgATGTCAATGAAAAGGACATTGCAGAACACTTGAGg ATAAGGTTAAAGAGAGAACAGGAAGAAAAGGAGGACAAGAGAAGATATAAAGCAGAAGCCCACCTTTATACTATCATTAAG GTTGCATGGGATGAGGACCTTGCTGAGCAGATTGGCAGGGATATATATTTTGACCTTGTGGATCATGATAAAGTTCGGTGTTTCCGTTTCCCGAAGCAGATGCTATTTACTGCTTTTAAG GAGGAAGTTGCCAAAGAATTTGGTATACCTGTACAATTTCAACGGTTTTGGATTTGGGCAAAGCGGCAAAACCGTACTTATCGTCCCAATCGACTTTTGTTGGCACAAGAGGAGTCACAAACT GTTGGACAATTAAGAGAGGTGtcaaataaaacacacaatGCAGAACTGAAGTTGTTCTTGGAAGTAGAGTTTGGGCTG GATTTACGACCTATTCCTCCACCTGACAAATCTAAAGAAGACATTCTGCTTTTCTTCAAGCTTTATGATCCTGAGAAAGAGGAACTCCG ATATGTTGGTAGGCTCTTTGTCAAGAGTTCCACTAAGGCAATGGAAATTTTAGGGAAGCTGAATAAAATGGCTGGCTTTATTCCTGATGAAGAAATAGAACTATATGAG gaaattaaatttgatcCTTGTGTTATGTGTGAACACCTTGATAAGAGGGCATCTTTCCGGTTAAGTCAG ATTGAAGATGGGGATATCATCTGCTTTCAAAAATCTCGTCCCCTTGAAAGTGAAGGAGAATGTCAATACCCAGATGTGACTTCATTTTTGGAATATGTGCATAACCGGCAG ATTGTTCGTTTTCGATCACTGGATAGACCAAAAGAGGATGATTTTTGTCTAGAGTT GTCTAAGCTACATAGTTATGATGAGGTTGTGGGAAGAGTGGCTCGCAAAATTGGTTTGGATGATCCATCCAAAATCAGGCTCACTCCTCACAATTGCTATTCTCAGCAACCTAAGCCTCAAGCCATTAAATATCAAGGAGTAGAGCATTTGTCAGACATGTTAGTCCACTACAATCAG ACCTCTGACATACTGTATTATGAAGTTTTGGATATTCCTCTGCCAGAATtgcaaggtttaaaaaatttgaaagttgtGTTCCATCATGTGACAAAGGATGAA GTTGTAATTCACAATATTAGATTGCCAAAACAGAGTACTGTAGGTGATGTGATTAATCTACTTAAAACAAAG GTGGAGCTGTCTCATCCAGATGCGGAACTTAGATTGCTGGAAGTTTTTAATCACAAGATCTATAAg ATATTTCcaccaaatgaaaaaatagagAATATAAATGACCAGTACTGGACTCTACGTGCAGAAGAG ATCCCAGATGAACAGAAGAACCTAGGTCCCCAGGATCGCTTGATTCATGTTTACCACTTCACCAAAGAGTCTGCACAAAATCAGATG CAAGTACAAAATTTTGGAGAACCCTTTTTCTTGGTCATCCATGAAGCTGAAACTCTTGCTGAAGTTAAAATGCGCATACAAAAGAAGTTACAGGTTCCTGAGGAGGAATTTGttaag TGGAAGTTTGCTTTCTTGTCTCTGGGTCGTCCAGAGTACCTTCTGGACTCTGATGTCGTGCTCAACCGTTTCCAC AGAAGAGATGTTTACGGTGCGTGGGAACAATACCTTGGTTTGGAGCATTCTGATAATGCTCCTAGGAGGGCTTATTCATTTCATCAG AACCGTCACACATATGAGAAGCCGGTCAAAATATACAACTAG